The Muribaculum intestinale genome includes the window GCGGAGCCGACGCCGAGTCGCGCCACAGCCGGGCATCGAGGCCGATAATCTCGGCATAGGAGAATACCAGGCGCCCGTGCATAAGCAGTTTGCCCATACGCAGTCCGGCTCCAAGGCGCGATACTTTCAATGCAGTGTCGCCCGGAGCCACAGCCACGCTTACTCCGTGGAGTGTCACCTTGTTGAACGGCCTTATTTCGGCTCTCTCGATATCCACAGGCACGCCAAGCAACGCGGTCAACTCCTCCTTGCCGCGCTCGGCTATAGTACGCTGCACCCCGGGCAACGACAATACTGCATACATGACCGATGGAACCACCAGTGCGAGCAGCACCAGCGTCACCAGTATCGTACGTAGTATTTTGTAGAAAAGCGTCATTCAGAAACCCGTAGGCGCGGCCTGTGGCCGGCAGCACTTGTCATATCGTCACAAAGTTACGCAACTTCCGCGACATTCCACCGGCAAACCACGGTAATTTTACCTACAGGCACACACTTGTAGCCCGGCTATGCCATGCATCACACGAGAATCCATTGTCCACCGGTATCAGGCCCTGGTGGTTATCAGTGTACCGGCTCCTATCCATGTGCCGCGTTTCCACAGATATTCGAGCGGACCCTGCTTATGTCTGCCGAGCCAATAGCGGCTAAACATCAGCTGAGCCATGAATATGGCCAGACCTATGAGCACTGACAGAGCCGGCCCTACGGAATCCCACAGCCCGAGACCGAAGTTGTAGTACACGGCCACGCCTATTATGCTTTGTGTGATATAGTTGGTAAGACTCATGCGCCCGTAGGCTATTATCGAACGCTGAAATCTGTATCCATTGCCGCGCCCATACCATGCCAGTATGAAGAGCGACACAAGAATCACCATAAACACAAAGTTGTAGAGCATCGGGATTGCGATTCCGTAGTAGGATGCCACTGTGATATTCGATATATGCTGAGGCACATATGTCTTGAGTGCATACAATGGTATCGCGGCCACGGCAGCATACATGAGCGCCTTCTTCCAGAAAATGCGGTTGGCGGCATCGTCAGAAAACAGATTCCTGCGCCCAAGCCACATCCCTAACAGGAACAGCGCCGGAGTCTGAAACAGGCGGCCCGCCTCTACCTGCCAAAAATTGCTGTAGAGCTGACCGTTCCATATATTGTCGGCAAGCGTAGCAAGCAGGCCGCCATGGCGTCCGGTCTCCTCGGCCACAGCCGCAAACTGCGCGAACAGAGAGTTGGTGTCGACATACTCCGGATTGAGCCATCCGTAAATCATCTTGCCCCAGGCATACGGCTGCAGCATAAGTACAGTAGCCACTATGAGCACACGGCGGTCGCTCCATCCCGAAGCCGGTATCAGCAACAGTCCGCAGAAGGCGTAAAGGAGCAGTATGTCACCGTTGTAAAACAATGCATGCAGTTGTGAGAAACACACAAGCAACAGCATACGCCACGCAAACCTGAGTCTGAAATCATGTCCGCGGCGACGCGCGTTCCTCATCTGTATATAGAAACTGAATCCGAACAGCAGCGAGAAAGTGGCATATGCCTTGCCGGCGAAAAAGAAATAAATTACATCAGTCAATATTCTGTCGGTCGCACCAAGCCAGTCGGGGACTGCAAGATTACCATAAAAAATATTGTAATGCTCAAGATTATGGAGCAACACTATCGCAAGAAGTGCGAATCCGCGCAGTGCATCAACTACATCAAGACGCTGCGCCGACGCCATGGTATCAGAGGTATTTGCCATTTACTTTGATTGGTATTAATAAATTAAAATTTGCATTCAGCACGTGCCGAAAAACGTTTCTCCGAACTGAAAGAACGCAAATTTAGCTATAATACTTCTAAACACAAAGCCCTCGGAACGCAGCTCCAGGGCTGGCGCATGAGATTTAACTATCCTTAAAGACTTTGTACAGATATTCAGTGCTCCACATACATTTTTTGCGTCTTCGTTTAAGGCTGAGTTTATCGTTCTGCTTTTTAAGCATTTCCAATGCATACTTGCGCATCGCTGAAAAATTGACAGCGCCATTCTTGGCGCGTACGCGGCACATATCTTCCCGAAACGTCACGTCGAGATGCCAGTGCAGTTTGTTCTCGATACCCCAGTGCGCACGAATACGCATCGCATAGTAAGAAGCCTCATCTTTCTCCACGCTGCTGAGATAGTAGATTGTTTCACGCGAGCGGGCCCCGTTCTCAGTACGCTCACGCTCCATCTTTATGATACGTTTAAGACCGGGCCACTTCTCGTACATTCCCTCCTGTTCCAAAAGTGTCGTATCCATAATTGAACAGGTTCTCTTCTCAACTCTTCCGTGCCCCTTTTCCTCGGTTGTGTATACTGATAATGGAGTAGTCCTACTAAAGATACTTTCCGTCAAGCTCTTGAGTATCGGCTGATTGTCTTTAAGCGCCATCAGATAGTCGCCGCCCTGGAGCATGATCTGTTCTGCGATATTACGGTGGGTCCCCATTGCGTCGACTGAAACCAATGCCCCTGTAAGCCATAAAGAGGACAATACGGACGGCAGAACCGTAAGTTCGTTGGTCTTGCCATCCACCGGCTTTTCGGCAACGCAGATTTCTGTTTCAGATACCCACGCATTGAGGATATACAGTCCGTGGCATCCGGGACTCCTGGGATTTTCACCCCGCAGTTTCTTACCGTCAATGATGACCTGATTGCCGCACAGGGATTCGATTATGTGGCCTCGGCAGCAATCAAGACTTGCCCGGAGCTGAGCGGGATTGACAGACTCTACAACACGAAGTATCGTGTCACCACACGGGACGCCGTTGCTAAGCTTCAGCAATCCGGCGGCCTTGAATTCTTCCTCTCGGTCTGTAACCATATCCGATATGTCGTCACAGTCCTCACAATCACACAACACGCCGATGAGTGCCATTCGGAGCACATCCTCGAGCTCATGTTTAACCTTGCCCAAGTCGCGCGGGTCTTTTACTTTGCTGAAAATTTCTATTTGCATACCTCTAATATATCCATTTTCAGCAATATATGCAATATCTGAAAGTTTATTTCACATAATCAGGTGAATTTTTGACTGAATTTGAGTTAAATCTCATGCGCCAGCCCTGACGCAGCTCTCACAACAGCAAAACAAGCACCTAATGTTCAGCGATTTAAAGTCACAAATCACTGAGCATGCGCAGATATACCATGCTCACGTTATTGGCATTTGCTCTTGTTCGCCTCTCGGTGTCACTTAGGAGGCTTTTCAACCTTGGATGAATTATTTCTGTTCTATCAACCTTGGTCTATGGTTAATTACCCTTGTATCCGCTTTTATTGGCATACTTTGAAAGTTCTCTTTTTACCGTTAATCCGGAGGGTTACTTTCGGATTTGAAAATTGGGTTATATGTGGAAAGACGAGGGTCACAGTAGCCACGCCATTCTCAACCGTTGTTCTGACGGAGGCGGCTTTATATTCCCTCCCTTTCCAAGAAGGAATGAGTATCACATCGGAAACAGTATATTGATTTCCGGCCTTATCATCCGTAAAGACGATAGTCACTTTGTTGTCGTAGTTGTTGAATCCCTGACAGTGTGGCTTTGCATACGCAGCCACATTTATTGCTGCCAAAATCAAGAATATTATAAAATTTCTCATTTTTAACACGATTATAGTTTAGAGCTTGTTTAATAATAAATGTTACCGACAGGGCGGTCAGTCGTCGGACAGATTTTCGCTTGTGATGAGGGAGTTCTGGGGTTCCATAACGACCGAAGAGCGGGCGGAAATATGCCGGCGAATGACCGACAGGAGGTAACATTTATTATTAAACAAGCTCTTAGAGATTGTCTAAAAATTAGTGCGAAATAATGTTATTAGGCATAACAAACCCTCAATCAGAGTGTTGAAAGAGAAAAGGCTAATATTATGCACGAAATCAATCTCTATCAGACACATCTGACCGAGGGTCAGTGGTCTTATATAAACAAAGAATTCCTTGAAAATGATAGACGCAAGAGAAAATATTCACTACAATCAGTTTTTGAAGCTATCCTCTACCTATTGGCCAGCGGTTGTCAATGGCGAAGGTTGCCTCACGACTATCCCGCGTGGAAAAGTGTCTATTATTACTACCATAAATGGAGACAAGAGGGTCGTGTCGAGCATTTCCTTGAGAAACTCGTCAGAAAGATACGTCGCAAACGCGGCCAGGCATCAAGTCCGAGTGTTGGCGCGATGGATGCCCAAAGTGTCAGATGGGGTAGCAGACAGGGAGATAACGGATATGACGGCAACAAAAAAGTCAAGGGTGTCAAAAGGAATATCATCACCGACCGCAATGGCTTCATCCTTGCGAGGAAAGTCTGTAACGCTGGTATTCACGATTCAAAAATGGCTCATGATCTATGCGGACTGGCGGATGATGTATGGGAAGACCTGCGCAAGGTATTGTCCGACCGAGGGTATCGGGGAGACGTGGACAAAGACATTGAAAAAGACTTCGGCATCGAGCTTGAGGTATCCAATACCCCCAATGGAGTTAAGGGATTCCTGCCAAAGCCGCTCAGATGGGTGGTTGAGAGGACTTTCGCATGGCTTGACTCTTGCCGCAGACTCGCCCGGAACTATGAGATACTGAATGAATCAGCGGAAGAAATGATTGATTTCGCTGCCATAAAATTTTTAATCAATAAAATTTAGACAATCTCTTAGAGATTGTCTAAATTTATATGATACCGATTTTGAGAAGGATTGTCTGATGGATTTTTGCTTGTGATGAGGGAGTGTAGCCGTAGCTACATGACCGAAGAATAAACAAAAAGACGCGGACAAGACTCTCAAAAGCAAAGTAATATGAATTTTAGACAATCTCTTAGAGTAGTTTATTGTTTGTAGCGGCAACTATGGCTTCGGATATATTGCGCACATCAAGTTTCTCGAATATGCGCTGACGGTATTTCTTGATGGTGTCTGGCGACAGACATATTCGGGCAGCGATCTCAGACATGGTGTAGCCTTGAATTGACAGAGTTAGCACAGCCTTTTCCCCATCGGTAAGAGTCGGCATCTGCCGTTTGTCCCATCTGCGTGTATTTCGGTTATATTCAAAATATTCTGAAGAACCTACACGGTGCATCTCAATATGACCGGGAGATGTGTGGGTCGATGCCGAAACAACACAGAGTGCAAGCCATATACGACCGTCGGATGTCAGTACAAGAGAGGTGAGCTTGTGATTGACGAGAATCTTCTTGCCACCGTTCAGTATATTAAAGTCGTAAGAAATGTACCAGTCTTTGCGTTCATTGACTGGAATTGTTTGATGGAATGAAAATCCAGCCTCGTTCAGATCAATTAAAAACTGCTGTTCATCTTCCGGTACATATTCCAGATAGAAACGGTAGCCCAGTCTCATCATCTGCTCCGGTGTCAGTCCGCACAGGAACATCGGATTGGGCGACACATACAGGAAATTCTGTTTAAAATAGTCGATAATATAGACACTCTGATATGTTGAGCGGGAAAAAGCCTCTGCCGACCTAATATATTCCGACACTCGGCTATAGTCAAGTTCTTCAGGGAGCTTGACCTCATTATCGGGAATGAAGAAATCGTCGGCCGTTTTCATCTCAAAATGCGAGTTATGCGTAAGAGCTAATTATTCCAACTCCATCATATCGAAGAACATCAAACGGGTGTGGTCGCCCAAAATCTTCTCTGATAATATCTTGAAGTCATTCTTTTGATAAAAATCTATGGCGGATAGATACGCATCAACAGTCAGGTAACGGAAAGCGGAGTAAATGGGATTCTCGTTGAGCATACCTTTTAGTAGGTTCATCAGGTCAGTACCGATGCTACGACCTTTGTACTGTGACGATACTGCGAATCTGCCAATCTTAATTGCCGGATAACTTCCGAATTGCTTACGCTCAGGAAATCCTCCCTTTATCTTCTTCCATTGACTGTTCGTCACATCCTGACGGCTAATTTTGTCATTCAGAAGACAGAAATACGCAACGATATTTCCATCATCCTCCAGAATATAAGATGTGGCAATACGTTTGTCGAGGAAACCTTTGGCATCCTCGACAAGAAAATTATTCAAATCTTCATCACCGCAATCAAACCCTGCAAGTTCGGTATCGGGAGTAAGTTTTACAAGTTTCACTTCCTATATGCAGATGGTAATGTATTCCTTAGCTTTCTTAACCGCCTCCTTGAGTTTTTTTGTATTCTCGGCACGCTGCTCCTTGCTGAGACTCTCGACTTCCATCCTGAGTTTTTCAAAGCGCACAGCATCATCGCCTGTAAGAATCGGTGTTTCTGCTATTGGTCTTGCCATGATTTTATCTCCTATTATTAAGTAGTCTATAAAGTTACAACAAATTTCCGAGACTTTTGGATTATCTCTTCGGATTTCTTGCCAAAATATCGCGGTAAAGCCATTTTATAGTTCACAAAGAGTGTTACGAGAATGTTCCGAACCCACTTAACGGTGTTTCAAAAATCCACGGTAAGCCTCACATTGAGCTGGCGACGCGTAAGATAGTTGGGCACAGCATACTGAAGCTCGTTTACATCAGTTACCCAATAGTAGGAACTGACATTGGATATGTCAAACAGGTTGAAGCAATCCAGTCCAAGCCACACAGCCTTAAAGTGGCGCCATACACCGCTACGGCTCTCGCCCTCCTTGAGCGGAGGGAGCAACGCATACGACGCACCCAGATCGACGCGCTTGTAGGCAGGCGTTCGGAAATATCCCCTGTCGCGGGTCGAGCGCGGAGCTGTAGCGGGGAGGCCGTCCATGAATATGCCGCGCAGACTAAATTTGAGCCTCGGTATGCGCGGGAAGTAATCGGTAAAGTACAGGGCCACACTGTAGCGCCGGTCGTTTGGACGTGGTACCTTCACCCCCCTGATGGTCTCCTGCGTCTTCATCAGAGAGAAACTGAGCCATGAGTCGGAACCCGGCACAAACTGACCGAACAGCTTGAAATCAAGCCCCATGGCATATCCGCTCGTGGCGTTGACTCCGTCGTATACCAGCTTGAGATTGTCAATCTCATATGGCACCAGATTACCCAGAGCCTTGTAATAGGCCTCGGCAGATAGTTTGAAAGGCCGGTTCATAGCCCTGAAGGTATAGTCGCTGCCGAGTATAAAATGCCACGACCGCTGCGACTTTATGTCGCGGTTGAGCTCGACCACACTATTGTCGTTGTCGTCGGCCACAATCATGCGGTACTCCTTATAGAAAGGCGCCTGATAATAAAGTCCGGTAGCAAAGCGCAAAGCCCAGCGGTCGTTGGACGCAGGGACAAAACCCACACTGACACGGGGACTTACAAGAAACTCCTTGTTGAAATCCCAGTACGACATGCGCAGTCCGCCCGACACCGACAGAAATCCCGACTCCGTCTGCATGCGGTATGTGTCCTGCGCGTGGAGGCTGACACGGTTGGACGAGAAATCCTGCCGCGAACTCAGATTATATATCACTCTCAGCAGGTCGGGGTCGGTAGGAAGCGAGAATCCAGCCGAGTCGCGCCGTTCCCATTCGCGCGCGCGTTCATATATATTCTCGTGGTTGTACTGCACCCCATAGCTTATCTGATGGTTTCCTATGGCGGTCACACCACGCATAGCCATAGTCATCACCGAGGCTTTAAGCCTGTCGCGGGCGTGCTCGTGATATCGCCCTACCCCAAGCTCACCGCCCACGCCGTCGGAACCGGATGTTCCGGCCTGGTCGAGCCAGTACTCGCCGCTTATGTCGTAGGCCACAAGTTCGTTGGTGAGAAATCCCGAGGCAAAGAGCGTAAGGCTCGAACTCCGCGATGCGGAGTAGCGGAGCGACAAAGCTCCGAAATATGTCTCGAAACGGTCCTTCTCCTGACCGTCGAAATATACCTTGAATTTCTTGGCGTCCATGGCTGTGCCAAACGCGGTCTCGCGGTTGACAGGAGTGAACTTATAGTTGTTGATGGCCACATTGCCAAGAAACGCCATGTGCCAGCGGTCGGAAAGACGGAAGTTGAGATTGGTCTGATAGTCAAAAAAGTCGGGGTCATACTCACCCTTTGTCTCCATGCTCGACAACACCGAGTTGTTGCGCTTGTAGCGCAATCCGTGGAGCTGCGAGAAGCGTCCGCTCCCCGAGCCGAGCGACAGACTGCCACCCATCAGGCTGAGTGAGGCACTCCCCTCGAATGCCTCGGGCTGGCGATACGTGATATCAAGCACCGACGACATCCTGTCGCCATATTCCGCGCCGAATCCGCCGGTAGAAAAGTTGACTTTACCCACCATATCAGGATTGATGATGCTGAGTCCCTCCTGCTGTCCCGAGGTGATAAGCTGTGGACGGTATACCTCCACGCCGTTGATATATACGAGATTCTCATCATACGAGCCTCCGCGCACCGAATACTGCGACGACATCTCGTTGGAGCCTGTCACGCCGGCCATAGTGCTTATCATAGACTCGACCGACCCGCCGCTGACATCGGGCGACAGACGGTAGGCCGACACGTCGACCGACTGCATGGCCCCAATCTGCTTCTTCACCTCGCTGACCTCTACTTCCTGCAGCTCTTTTACAGTGCGGAACATGCGCATGTTAAGAGTCACGTCGCCCTTGGCATCGACCAGCTTGCGCTGCTGCTCCTTGTAGCCGATGCAGGTAAACACAACGGTTATCGTATCGGCTTCGGCTGTCGACAGACTGTAATCACCATCAAGCCCCGACATTGTGCCGATGGCCGTACCGGCCACACGCACGGTGACAAACTCCATAGCACGGTTGTCGCCATCGGTGATGCGCCCATGTATCCTTACCGACTCGGCCATTGCCGGACTGCACGCAGCCCACAACACTGCGACTGCGAAAGATATATATCGTAAAATAGTCGTTTCTATTCTCATTGCACATATTTAACGCTTCCACCACGGCAAAAAGTATAATCCAACACATAAGTAAGTCGTAAAATTTTTAATCCATCCATTATGAAATTTACTAACAAAAACATATATTTGCAAAATCAACAGATTTCACCAAACATTCACACAATAATTAACAATCATATAACTCATTCCAACAAAAATAACACTGCGTATGAAAAAACTTTTACCACTCGCACTATCATGCATGATTATGGCGAATGCCCCGGCAATAGCCGGAGAAACAGCCTACGGCTACCTCTTCGGCTCAAAAACCGGAGAAAACGGCTTTGTATCGTTTGATATCGACAATCCACAGAAACTGACCGTCAAAAACCGTGTATACAGTTATATACACCCTTCGGCAGGCGAATATGTCGACGGCAGGATATACACATATCAGGTAGAACTCGGCGAAATTTCCGGCATCAGCTCCGACAGCTGGGCCGTGTACGACGGGGAAACATTCAAGCGGATTGAACAGAAAAACATGTATGCGATGAACCGCATGGTCGACATGACATTCGACTATACCACCAACACTCTGTACGGACTGATAGAGGACAAGTACACAACAGGGGTGGTAGACGCCACAAGTCTGTGTGCCATCGACATGAGTACCGGAGAATACACCATAATAGGCTCGCCGGGAGAGCTGAAAGCCATCGACGGATACGGACGCGAGGACATTGACGCTCTGATTACTCTCGCATGCGACGCCGACGGCCAGCTCTACGCCATGTCCCATTACCGCTATTTCTATAAAATCGACAAACATACGGCAAAGCTGACACAGGTGGGCGAACGACATAATCTCGGCACAGCCTCACAGTTTCAGTCTATGACATTCGACGCCGAAGGCCGACTGTGGTGGGGCCAGCAGCATCCCGACTATGCTCACTTCTGCGAAATCGACCTTACAACGGCAATCCCCGGCGGATTCGTAGACTTCCGCACCGACTACGACAAGCTCAACAAACTTGGCGACGACGCCCAGGTGACTGCCATATTCTTCAAGGACAAAACTATACGCAAGCAGTCGCTCAAAGCGGTCGATGCCCTCAAGGCTGAAATCGACAAGACCGACATCAACGCCGTACAGCTGTCATGGGCTCTTCCCACAGAAAACTATGCCGGAGAAAATGCAGCTCCTACAGGCATCAAGATATACCGCCTCGGCACATCCGGACCGATTGCCACTCTCGGCGCCGACGCCACAACATACACCGACAATGCGACCGGCGACGGTAAAGTGACCTACGAGGTAATACCCTGCAACGAAGCCGGCGACGGATTCCCGGCGTTCATAACCCTCTTTGCCGGTTACGACCGTCTCAACGCAGTGACCGACATAGCAGTCAGCGTGGATGACCGTACCGCCACCCTGACATGGAAAGCCCCGACCTCAACTGTCAACGGCGGATATGCCGACTACAACGCCATCACCTACAACGTATACCGCGGCCTTGGCGAGACAGTGACTCCGGTAGCCACCGGCATATCGTCAACAGAATTCTCCGAGACAATCACCGACAATGGCGGATTCTTCTACGTAATCGAACCTCTGTGCGGCGGCATCACCGGAGTGAGCGCAAAGTCAGAGACATTCGTGCTTACATCTACCGCCACAATACCCTACTTCACCGGATTCGAGGATGACGGCGACGGCTCACAATGGACCATAATCAACAATCCGGCAAGCGCGGGATGGTCAATCGGCAAAAAAAACTACATCTACGACGGCAAAAAGACCGCAATCGGAAGCACCAACGGCAAGCCGGCCGACGACTGGCTCATATCGCCCGCGATAGAGTTTGAGGCAGGCGACCACATCCTCGATTACTATGCCAACGGAGCATCATACGACACCCACTCATATGAAATATGTCTCGGCACCGACGGCCGGTCGCCCGACAGCTTTACCACATCGATCTACTCAGTGACCGACGCCAAAGTATACGACCCTGACGGAGCCAACCTCGCCGGCACAGAGACAAAAGGCTGGGCCCACGTAGAAGTAAAGTTCAATGTTGCCAAAGCGGGCACCTACCATCTCGGCATCCACAACGTCAATACATGCACATACGCCAACCTGCGTATCGACAATCTTTCGATTAAGAAAGCTGCAACCTCCGGTATCGACACCATAAATGAAGGAGAGCCTGTAGCGCTCGTCATCACCCCGGGCACGGTAACAGTCAGCGCATCCTCAGCCATCACCTCGATAATCATCGTAAACCTCCAGGGACAGACGATAAGAGCCTTCAGCAGCGCCGACAACTCGGTTGAAATAAACACATCAGGCCTTGCCGGCGGAGTCTACGTCATAACAGCCACCACCTCCGACGGACAGACCGCCCGCTTCAAAGCTAAGTTCTAAACTGAAACAATTACCATAAAACACGACACCGTGCCGCCCTGATGGCTGAGCACGGTGTCGTATATTTTATGACTTGGTGAATGTGATGCTTTTGAGATTCATCAGGCCGTTCATACTGCGGAACTCCAGACAATATACCTCCCTGACATACCAATTAAAAAGGGCCTAAATTCGGGGATTAATCCGAATTCAAGCCCTTAACTTATACGGCACGATGCGATATTCCTCGCATCACACAGTTTTTCAGAAAAGTTTTTCGGGATATGTGCCGTCGCGGTGGAGTTCGGCAAACTTGGCTACAACTCCGGGGCGGTCGGCGGCATATGTCACACCAAACCACTTTGACTCTGTGTCGAGCACCTTTACGGTAGCCTCGCCCGAGTTGATGAGTGTGTCGATGCAGAGGGGGATGAAGAATTCGGCCTTGGGAGTGTTGATATCCTTCTCAAGGAATTTCTTGAATTCACGCTCGCTGTAGTCGAAGTAGTCGGGAGTAAAGCCCCAGAGGTTCATCGACACAGGGGTGTTGGGCTGGAGTGTCTGCTCCACACCGTTCTCGTCGGTAAATACGATATTGTGGTCCTTGTCGTAGGAGATGGCGGTACGCTCCACTACAGAGGTGAGCAGACCATCCTTTGTCTCGCATACACCGCGGGCCACCGAGCCGTTTTCGGTCATTGTGTTGCCTACGCGGAAACCTACCATACAGTAGTCGCCCTTCTTGTCGCGGGGACGCTGGAGCTCCTCGGCGATTACGCGGAATGCGTCGCGGCCATAGAAGTCGTCGGCATTGATTACTGCAAACGGTTCCTTTATTACATCCTTGCCCATGAGCACGGCGTGGTTGGTACCCCAGGGCTTGCTGCGGTCGGCAGGGCATGTGAAGCCTTCGGGAAGAGCGTCGGTCGACTGGAACACAACCTCAACGGGGATGTGGCCCTCATATTTGGAAAGAATCTTGTCGCGGAAATCCTGCTCGAAGTCCTTGCGGATTACGAATACCACCTTGCCGAATCCGGAGTGGATAGCGTCGTAAATCGAGTAGTCCATGATTGTCTCGCCGTTGGGACCGAGACTGTCGAGCTGCTTGAGGCCGCCATAGCGCGAGCCCATGCCTGCGGCCAGTACGAATAATGTCGGTTTCATAAGATTAAAAAAGTGCGTTCAAAGCATCCGCGAGATTGTCACAGACAGCCGGCGGCTGTTTTGAACGGGAGAAATGATATATGTTTGGTTAAACTGTTGCAAACTTATAGATGATGCGCTGCTCGTATACCTCGCCGGGACCGAGTATCTGGGAGGGGAAATTGCGGTGGTTGGGGGCATCGGGCATACCCTGACACTCGATGGCCACACCGTCGTAGTCGGCATACTCCTTGCCGCTCTTGCTCTTGGGACAGCCCGAGAGCCAGTTGCCGGTATATACCTGTGCGGCCGGCTGTGATGTCGACACTTCGAGCACACGTCCGCTATGCTCAGCTTCCAGGCGAGCCACAGGAGCTACCGTGTGCTTGTGCCAGTTGTCGACCACCCAGCAGTTGTCGTACCCCTTTCCGTAGTTGAGCGCGGGGAAGTCGGCCTTAATGTCATCGCCGAGCACACGACCCTTGGTGAAGTCCATCGGAGTGCCCTCTACCGGAGCCATCTCGCCGGTGGGTATCAGAGTGTCGTCGGTAGGCAGATAGCGCGATGCGGCCAGAGTAAGTTTATGGCCGAGCACCGAGCCGGCACCCTCGCCGTCGAGGTTGAAGTAGGCATGGTTGGTGAGATTGACCACCGTCTTCTTGTCGCACACGGCGAGATAGTCGATGACAAGCTCGTTGTCGTTGGTCCATGTATAGAGCACAGTGGCGGTAAGTGTGCCGGGATATCCCTCCTCGCCGTCGACCGATGTATACTCCATCTTTACCTGCGAGCCGCGCGACTCCTCTTTCCAGATTTTGTTCATAAACCCTTCGGGACCTCCGTGGAGGGCGTTGGGGCCATTGTTGACGGCCAGCTCATACTCCTTGCCGACGAGGGTAAATCGCCCTTTGGCTATGCGGTTGGCGTAGCGGCCTGGTGTCTTTCCCATGCATGGGCCGTCGGCGATATAGTCGGCAGCACAGCCATAGCCGAGAGCCACGTCGGCCATATTGCCGTCGCGGTCGGGAACAACAACGCTTACGATACCGGCGCCAAGTGTCGATAGAGTCACCGAAGCTCCGTTGTCGTTGGTTATGGTGATGAGCGTCACCTCTCCGCGGGGAGTCTGCTCAAATTTTTTTTCAATTTTCATTTCTGTAATATTTCCGTGGAGTAATCATGAAGGTGTATCATAATACATATCCCGCCAGGGATGAATCATGATACACCTTATATAGTCATGCCTATGTTATTCGACTCTACGGGCGCCGTCGCTTACGATTACATCGTACACCACGGGCTCGTGACCGTACCTGGCATTGAATTTCTCTTTGGCAGTGGCGATAAACGAGTCGTAGAGGTCGTCCTTCACCAGGTTGATGGTGCAGCCGCCGAAGCCGCCACCCATGATGCGCGAGCCGGTGACGCCACACTCCTTGGCTATGTCATTGAGGTAGTCAAGCTCCTCGCAGCTCACCTCGTAAAGTTTCGACATGCCTTCGTGGGTCTTGTA containing:
- a CDS encoding DUF418 domain-containing protein; the protein is MANTSDTMASAQRLDVVDALRGFALLAIVLLHNLEHYNIFYGNLAVPDWLGATDRILTDVIYFFFAGKAYATFSLLFGFSFYIQMRNARRRGHDFRLRFAWRMLLLVCFSQLHALFYNGDILLLYAFCGLLLIPASGWSDRRVLIVATVLMLQPYAWGKMIYGWLNPEYVDTNSLFAQFAAVAEETGRHGGLLATLADNIWNGQLYSNFWQVEAGRLFQTPALFLLGMWLGRRNLFSDDAANRIFWKKALMYAAVAAIPLYALKTYVPQHISNITVASYYGIAIPMLYNFVFMVILVSLFILAWYGRGNGYRFQRSIIAYGRMSLTNYITQSIIGVAVYYNFGLGLWDSVGPALSVLIGLAIFMAQLMFSRYWLGRHKQGPLEYLWKRGTWIGAGTLITTRA
- a CDS encoding ISAs1 family transposase codes for the protein MQIEIFSKVKDPRDLGKVKHELEDVLRMALIGVLCDCEDCDDISDMVTDREEEFKAAGLLKLSNGVPCGDTILRVVESVNPAQLRASLDCCRGHIIESLCGNQVIIDGKKLRGENPRSPGCHGLYILNAWVSETEICVAEKPVDGKTNELTVLPSVLSSLWLTGALVSVDAMGTHRNIAEQIMLQGGDYLMALKDNQPILKSLTESIFSRTTPLSVYTTEEKGHGRVEKRTCSIMDTTLLEQEGMYEKWPGLKRIIKMERERTENGARSRETIYYLSSVEKDEASYYAMRIRAHWGIENKLHWHLDVTFREDMCRVRAKNGAVNFSAMRKYALEMLKKQNDKLSLKRRRKKCMWSTEYLYKVFKDS
- a CDS encoding IS5 family transposase — translated: MHEINLYQTHLTEGQWSYINKEFLENDRRKRKYSLQSVFEAILYLLASGCQWRRLPHDYPAWKSVYYYYHKWRQEGRVEHFLEKLVRKIRRKRGQASSPSVGAMDAQSVRWGSRQGDNGYDGNKKVKGVKRNIITDRNGFILARKVCNAGIHDSKMAHDLCGLADDVWEDLRKVLSDRGYRGDVDKDIEKDFGIELEVSNTPNGVKGFLPKPLRWVVERTFAWLDSCRRLARNYEILNESAEEMIDFAAIKFLINKI
- a CDS encoding response regulator transcription factor, yielding MKTADDFFIPDNEVKLPEELDYSRVSEYIRSAEAFSRSTYQSVYIIDYFKQNFLYVSPNPMFLCGLTPEQMMRLGYRFYLEYVPEDEQQFLIDLNEAGFSFHQTIPVNERKDWYISYDFNILNGGKKILVNHKLTSLVLTSDGRIWLALCVVSASTHTSPGHIEMHRVGSSEYFEYNRNTRRWDKRQMPTLTDGEKAVLTLSIQGYTMSEIAARICLSPDTIKKYRQRIFEKLDVRNISEAIVAATNNKLL
- a CDS encoding GNAT family N-acetyltransferase; translated protein: MKLVKLTPDTELAGFDCGDEDLNNFLVEDAKGFLDKRIATSYILEDDGNIVAYFCLLNDKISRQDVTNSQWKKIKGGFPERKQFGSYPAIKIGRFAVSSQYKGRSIGTDLMNLLKGMLNENPIYSAFRYLTVDAYLSAIDFYQKNDFKILSEKILGDHTRLMFFDMMELE